In a single window of the Nicotiana tomentosiformis chromosome 8, ASM39032v3, whole genome shotgun sequence genome:
- the LOC104099463 gene encoding uncharacterized protein produces MAYDSAISFHSHASSVTVFNGLNFSEWREQVQFYLGVMDLDLALLNDKPAAITDSSSADEKSFHKAWERSDRLSLTFMRMNIANNIKSTIPQTESAREYLKFVEERFRSADKSLAGTLMAELTTMKFDGSHSMQNNIIEMTNIAARLQTLGMKVDDSFLVQFILNSLPPKYGPFQINYNTIKDK; encoded by the exons ATGGCTTACGATTCAG CTATTTCTTTTCATTCGCATGCTTCGTCTGTTACTGTGTTCAACGGATTAAACTTCTCTGAATGGCGTGAACAAGTCCAGTTCTACTTAGGTGTGATGGATCTTGACTTGGCTCTGCTGAATGATAAGCCCGCTGCCATTACTGATTCGAGCAGTGCGGATGAGAAGTCTTTCCATAAAGCATGGGAACGCTCTGACAGGCTAAGCCTTACGTTTATGCGAATGAATATTGCCAACAACATTAAGAGTACTATTCCACAAACTGAAAGTGCCAGGGAATACCTGAAGTTTGTGGAAGAACGTTTTCGTTCTGCAGATAAGTCTCTCGCTGGTACACTAATGGCCGAACTCACGACCATGAAGTTTGATGGGTCGCATAGTATGCAAAACAATATCATCGAGATGACTAACATTGCAGCAAGACTTCAGACCTTGGGGATGAAAGTGGATGATTCCTTCTTGGTTCAGTTTATTCTGAACTCGTTGCCTCCTAAGTATGGACCATTTCAAATTAACTATAACACTATTAAGGATAAGTAA